The following proteins are encoded in a genomic region of Acidobacteriota bacterium:
- the rsfS gene encoding ribosome silencing factor: protein MTASTEISPSIADRVRIAAAALQDRKGVDLKVLFLEPVSDFADYFVLCSGTNQRQVQALAEGVDEALRAEGLRPRHVEGLSTARWVLLDYGDFLVHVFDQEQRDFYALDRLWGDAENVTQEMLQ, encoded by the coding sequence ATGACCGCTTCAACCGAGATCTCACCATCCATCGCCGACCGGGTGCGCATTGCCGCCGCGGCCCTGCAAGATCGCAAGGGCGTGGACCTGAAAGTGCTCTTCCTGGAACCGGTTTCCGACTTTGCCGACTACTTCGTGCTGTGCAGCGGCACCAACCAGCGCCAGGTGCAGGCGCTGGCGGAGGGGGTGGACGAGGCGCTGCGGGCGGAAGGGCTGCGCCCCCGCCACGTGGAAGGCCTGTCCACCGCCCGCTGGGTGCTCTTGGACTACGGCGACTTCCTGGTCCACGTCTTCGATCAGGAGCAGCGCGACTTCTACGCCCTGGACCGCCTGTGGGGGGACGCCGAGAACGTCACCCAAGAGATGCTGCAGTAG